The Geothrix sp. DNA segment GCTTCGGCCCAGTCCGTGCGCGTCTACGCCATCGGCGAGGGCAGCGGCGACGAAATGGCCGACTTCGCCTGGATCGAGGACGGCGCGGGCAAGCGCGTATGGGTCATGGACCGGGGCCGGACCCAGCACGCCGGCGGGGCGGGCAAGAACCGGGTGAGCGACGAGTTCATCAACCTGCCGAAGGGCGCCTACACCCTGCGCTACCGCACCGACGACAGCCACGCCTACGGCCGCTGGAACAGCACGGCGCCCTGGGACCAGGAGCACTACGGGGCGACGGTCTACGTGGCGAAGTGAGCGCGGATCAGATTTCGCCCGTGCGCAGGGCCCGCAGGGCCTCCTGCTCGTCGGGCACCACCTCGAAGGCCTCGCGGAAGGCCTCCGGGATGCTCCGGGGCCTGCCCGCCTCCGTATCGATGAACACCCAGACGGTCCTGGCGCGGGCCAGCACCTTGCGGTCCCGCTCCCGCCAGAACAGGTAGTGGCGCGGGGACTCCTGGTCTTCGAAGCCGCCGATCCAGGTGAGCAGCTTGAGCCTCTCGCCTGCGAAGGCCGGCCGCAGGTAGTCGATGGCGTGGGAGCGGATCACCCAGGTGGTCCGGGTCGCCTGGTAGCGGTCCAGCGTCCAGCCGCAGGCATCCGAGTGGGCCGTGGCCACCTCCTGCATCCAGCGCAGGTACTCCAGGTTGTTGGCGTGCCCGTTCACGTCGATGGCGGAATCGGGGACGGTGAAGGTGTGGGCGAAGAGGCCGCGGCTGCCCATGGTCAGGCTCCCGCCGCCGGGCCCACGGGATCGTGCGGCAGGCTGCCCCGCGGCGAGCGGAAGTAGGCGTAGGGCGTGGCGTGGAGGAAGTTCGAGACGCGGCTGGTGTAGATGTCGGCGTAGCGCTCGATCTGGCGCGTGAGGTGGCTCTTGTCGTTGCCGGCTCGGGTGAGCAGGCCCCAGCGGGCGTTGGTCAGCTCGCCGCCGGCCTTGGCCAGGGGGCCGATCTCGGCGTCGAGGGCCAGGAGCTGGCCGCGGAGGTCATGGACGCGGGCCTCTGCGGTGGCCGCATCGCCCTGGGCGGCGGGGCCGTAGCCCGCATGCAGGCGTTGCAGGGCCAGACGGGCCTGGGAGAGCCGGGCCTCCAGGGTTTCCTTCCCCCGCATCAGGGCCATGAGGCGCAGCTCGGTGGGGCGGTAGCCCTCCAGGGCCGCCACCTCGGCCTCCAGCTCGCGCAGCACCAGCGCCGTGCGCCAGCTCAGGGTGCGCTTGCTCACGTGGACATCGCCGAACATGTGGTCGCCCACGTAGAGGATCTCGTCCCCGGCGATGCCCAGGTCCCGCTCCACCTGCGGCGCCGAGCCACCCAGGTAGATGCCGCCGACCTTCAGAGGCCCCACCAGGGGCCGCAGCAGGCCGGCTTCGTCGACCACCTCGAAGAAGGGGCCCTGCTCCACGAAGAAGGCCGGCTTGCGGGCGGCGACGATGACCACGTCGAACAGCTGCCGCCAGGTCATGCCCTCCGGCAGGTGGCGGTCGTAGGCGTGGCTCATCATCTTGGAAGTGAAGCTCCACTCGGAGTTGGTGATGAGCAGCAGCTTCTTGCCCGCGGCCTTCTGGTCCAGCAGGGCCAGGGCTGCCTCGGGATCCTGGACCACGTAGCGCTCCGGGGCCGCGGCGATCTCGGCCTTCAGGTGGCCCTCCATGTGCTGGGCATCCACGCCGGAGCGCACATGGCGGTAGAGGCTGGCGTATTCGAAGGGGCGGGGCAGGGCGCCCCGGTCCAGCAGGTCCACGGCCTGGGCGTAGAGGCAGCCCTCGGACAGCGAGAAGAGGGTGTTGAGGAAGACCCAGCGGGGCTCGGAGAGGTCCACCAGGGTCTGGGCATAGGCATCGCGCTGCTCGGCGAACTCCAGCATGCGGGTGCCGTGCATGGCCCGCTTCACGAAGCCGAAGCGGTTCGCCTTCACCAGGTTGCCCAGCTCCGTATCGATCACGAGGCCGCGGGTCACCATGGACCCATCGAAATCGAGGCCCTCCATGGGCCAGCCCTCGGAGGCCAGCCGGGCTCTGGCCTGGGCGTAGACCATGCGCTCGAAGGCCTCCACCCGGTAGTCCACCAGCGTGTAGTCCATGTCGTAGCCGATGGCCCGCACCGAGCGCAGGTTCAGCGTCCGGTTGCAGAAGATGCCGCGGCCGGGAGGGACTTCGGGGAGCGGGGGATTGGGCATGGCCCAGGATAGCAAGCCGCCACCCGGGATCCCGAGGGTGGCAGGGCTCCCCGCCCCCGTGCGATTCTGGAGGGTCGCGTCCGGAGGTTCTCTTGTTCCCGTTGCATCGATTCCTGGTTCCCGCCCTGATCATCGCCCTGCCCGCCGCGGCGGCGGAGAAGCGGGCCTTCCACATCGAGGACCTGTACCGGCTCAAGGGGGTGCAGCACCTGGCGCTGAGCCCGGACGGCTCGAAGCTGGCCTTCGAGGTGTCCAGCCAGGACCTGAAGGCGTCCACGCGGAACACCCAGCTCTGGCTGCTGGAGGTTGCCTCGGGGCAGGCGAAGCAGCTCACCTTCTCGGGCAAGTCGGATACGGCGCCCCAGTGGTCGAAGGACGGGAAGACCCTCTACTTCCTGTCGAGCCGCAGCGGGGGCAGCCAGCTCTGGGCCCTGGACGCCAGCGGCGGCGAAGCCCGCAAGGTGACCTCCTTCGAGGCGGGCGTGGGCGCGCCGAAGCTGATGCCCGGCGGGGACAAGGTGGTGTTCGAGGCCTCCGTGTTCCCCGAGGCCCTGACGGACGGCGCCCGGCACAAGGAACTCAGCGACAAGCTGGACAGCGGCCCGGTGCAGGCCCACCTGGCCGATGAGCTGCTCTACCGCCACTGGACCGGCTGGCGCGATTTCCAGTACAGCCACCTGTTCACGGCCACCTTCGAGGGCAAGGTGGAGGCGCTCACCGCCGGGAAACAGGACTACCCGGCCTTCTGGCAGAGCTGGGACCTGAGCCCCGACGGCAAGGAGGTCTGCGTCACCACGAACACCGACGCGGTCCAGGCCCGCAGCACCAACCAGGACCTCTTCCTCATCTCCCTGGAGGGCGTCCGCACGCCCCGGCGCATCACCGGCGACAATCCGGCCGCAGACCAGGACCCCAAGTATTCGCCCGATGGCCGCTTCATCGCCTACAAGTTCCAGACCAAGCCGGGCCACGAGTCCGACCGCTTCCGCCTGGCCATCTACGACCGGCAGGCGAAGATCCGCAAGGTGCTGACGGAAGGCATCGACAACTGGGTGGACGGCTTCCAGTGGTCGGCGGACGGCAAGGCCCTCTGGTTCACCGTGCAGGAGAAGGGCCGCTGGCCCCTGTTCCGCGTCGAGGTGGCCACCGGAAAGACCACCCGCATGCTGGAGGGGCAGAGCATCCGCGAGTTCGTGGTGAGCCCCGACCAGAAACGCGTGCTGCTCACCAAGACCCGGGTGGGCGAGCCCGTCGAGGTGTGGAGCTACGCCTTCGAGACCAGGGAGCTGAAGCGGCTCACCGCCTTCAACCAGGCCGTGGCCGACGAGGTGGACATCCGCCCGGCGGAGGAATTCACCGTGAAGGGCGCCGACGGCAAGGACATCCACGTCTTCCTGGTAAAGCCCCACGGCTTCGATCCCGCGAAGAAGTATCCGCTCATCCTCAACGTGCACGGCGGTCCGCAGATGATGTGGTCCGACACCCTGCGCGGCGACTGGCAGGTCTATCCCGGCGCGGGCTACATCGTGGCCTTCCCCAATCCCCACGGCTCCACGGGCTACGGCCAGGCCTTCACGGACGCCATCAGCGGCGACTGGGACGGCAAGGTGCAGACCGACATCCTGAAGGTGGCCGACCATCTCGCGGCCCTGCCCTACGTGGACAAGGACCGCATGGGCGCCATGGGCTGGAGCTGGGGCGGCTACGCCATGATGTGGCTGGAGGGCCACACCACCCGCTTCAAGGCGCTGGCCGCCATGATGGGCGTGTACGATCTGCGCTCCATGCACGGCGCCACCGAGGAGCTCTGGTTCGCGGAGCACGACCTCACGGGCACGCCCTGGGACAAGGCCGCCGCCTACGACCGCATGAACCCCAGCAGCCACGTGAAGGCCTTCAAGACTCCCTGCCTGGTCATCACCGGCGAGCGCGACTACCGCGTGCCCTACACCCAGAGCCTGCAGTTCTTCACGGGTCTGCAGGAGATGGGCGTGCCCAGCCGGCTCATCGTCTTCAAGAACGATGGCCACTGGCCCGACAACCTGAAGTCCATGCCCGTCTACTACAACGCCCACCTCGAGTGGTTCCAGAAGTACCTGGGCGGCAATGCCGCCCCCTGGAAGACCGAGGACATGGTGCGAAACCTGGCCTTCGACAAGGCCGGGAAGTAGGCTCGCATGGGGGCGTGGCCGACTGGCTGCGCCCCGCATCACCTGACCGTTCAGCGAAAGGGCATCGACATGAACAGCACCCTCATGGTGGTTCCGGCGCTCCTGGCCATGGTGGCCGTCCCCCCTGTCCATGCGGCGGCTTCCGGCGGCGCCGTGAAGGCGGCCTTCTCGCGCTTCAAGGCCGACTTCATCGAGGCCTACTGGAAGCAGAACCCGGAAAGCGCCGTGGCGGCCGGCTACTACAAGTACGCGGACCGGCTGCCGATTCCCGACGACGCCGAGCGCCGCCGGGGGCTTGCCTTCGCGGCGACCTGGCTGCGGAAGCTGAAGGCGTTTGATGAGTCCTCCCTG contains these protein-coding regions:
- a CDS encoding acyl-CoA thioesterase; this encodes MGSRGLFAHTFTVPDSAIDVNGHANNLEYLRWMQEVATAHSDACGWTLDRYQATRTTWVIRSHAIDYLRPAFAGERLKLLTWIGGFEDQESPRHYLFWRERDRKVLARARTVWVFIDTEAGRPRSIPEAFREAFEVVPDEQEALRALRTGEI
- a CDS encoding HAD-IG family 5'-nucleotidase, with protein sequence MPNPPLPEVPPGRGIFCNRTLNLRSVRAIGYDMDYTLVDYRVEAFERMVYAQARARLASEGWPMEGLDFDGSMVTRGLVIDTELGNLVKANRFGFVKRAMHGTRMLEFAEQRDAYAQTLVDLSEPRWVFLNTLFSLSEGCLYAQAVDLLDRGALPRPFEYASLYRHVRSGVDAQHMEGHLKAEIAAAPERYVVQDPEAALALLDQKAAGKKLLLITNSEWSFTSKMMSHAYDRHLPEGMTWRQLFDVVIVAARKPAFFVEQGPFFEVVDEAGLLRPLVGPLKVGGIYLGGSAPQVERDLGIAGDEILYVGDHMFGDVHVSKRTLSWRTALVLRELEAEVAALEGYRPTELRLMALMRGKETLEARLSQARLALQRLHAGYGPAAQGDAATAEARVHDLRGQLLALDAEIGPLAKAGGELTNARWGLLTRAGNDKSHLTRQIERYADIYTSRVSNFLHATPYAYFRSPRGSLPHDPVGPAAGA
- a CDS encoding S9 family peptidase, which encodes MFPLHRFLVPALIIALPAAAAEKRAFHIEDLYRLKGVQHLALSPDGSKLAFEVSSQDLKASTRNTQLWLLEVASGQAKQLTFSGKSDTAPQWSKDGKTLYFLSSRSGGSQLWALDASGGEARKVTSFEAGVGAPKLMPGGDKVVFEASVFPEALTDGARHKELSDKLDSGPVQAHLADELLYRHWTGWRDFQYSHLFTATFEGKVEALTAGKQDYPAFWQSWDLSPDGKEVCVTTNTDAVQARSTNQDLFLISLEGVRTPRRITGDNPAADQDPKYSPDGRFIAYKFQTKPGHESDRFRLAIYDRQAKIRKVLTEGIDNWVDGFQWSADGKALWFTVQEKGRWPLFRVEVATGKTTRMLEGQSIREFVVSPDQKRVLLTKTRVGEPVEVWSYAFETRELKRLTAFNQAVADEVDIRPAEEFTVKGADGKDIHVFLVKPHGFDPAKKYPLILNVHGGPQMMWSDTLRGDWQVYPGAGYIVAFPNPHGSTGYGQAFTDAISGDWDGKVQTDILKVADHLAALPYVDKDRMGAMGWSWGGYAMMWLEGHTTRFKALAAMMGVYDLRSMHGATEELWFAEHDLTGTPWDKAAAYDRMNPSSHVKAFKTPCLVITGERDYRVPYTQSLQFFTGLQEMGVPSRLIVFKNDGHWPDNLKSMPVYYNAHLEWFQKYLGGNAAPWKTEDMVRNLAFDKAGK